In Candidatus Eisenbacteria bacterium, one genomic interval encodes:
- the trxA gene encoding thioredoxin — MADVNAVSDDTFDAEVLQSATPVLIDFWAPWCAPCRAIGPVVEELAREYAGKVKVVKMNVDDNPRTPQKYGVRGIPNLILFKGGQVKEQIVGAVPKAQLVRAITSVVV; from the coding sequence ATGGCTGATGTGAACGCCGTCTCCGACGACACCTTCGACGCCGAAGTCCTGCAGAGCGCCACACCGGTCCTGATCGACTTCTGGGCACCGTGGTGCGCACCCTGTCGGGCGATCGGCCCGGTCGTCGAGGAGCTCGCGCGCGAGTACGCGGGGAAGGTCAAGGTCGTCAAGATGAACGTCGACGACAACCCGCGCACCCCGCAGAAGTACGGCGTGCGCGGCATCCCGAACCTGATCCTGTTCAAGGGCGGTCAGGTGAAGGAGCAGATCGTCGGCGCCGTGCCGAAGGCCCAGCTCGTCCGCGCCATCACGTCCGTCGTCGTGTAA
- a CDS encoding nuclear transport factor 2 family protein: MLTLAEATRLFDARRAAWLREDLGAYLALWADDMVFEAPSHPEPLRGREAFAELVHRSNEITRPLRFNVLHLAIAGEDVVLAEWVITVEHRQSAKTITWRGMSRCTMRGGLISHWREYWNPADLAGAGSLAVQR, translated from the coding sequence ATGCTGACGTTGGCGGAGGCCACCCGGCTCTTCGACGCGCGCCGCGCCGCATGGCTGCGCGAGGACCTCGGCGCCTACCTCGCGCTCTGGGCGGACGACATGGTGTTCGAGGCCCCGTCGCATCCCGAGCCCCTGCGCGGCCGCGAGGCATTCGCCGAGCTGGTGCACCGCTCGAACGAGATCACGCGCCCCCTGCGCTTCAACGTCCTGCACCTCGCGATCGCGGGCGAGGACGTCGTGCTCGCCGAGTGGGTCATCACCGTCGAGCACCGCCAGAGCGCGAAGACGATCACGTGGCGCGGCATGAGCCGCTGCACGATGCGCGGCGGCCTCATCTCGCACTGGCGGGAGTACTGGAACCCGGCCGACCTCGCGGGGGCAGGGTCGCTCGCCGTCCAGCGCTAG